A single window of Spirochaetota bacterium DNA harbors:
- a CDS encoding GGDEF domain-containing protein, whose protein sequence is MKELSKFSLKAIEVMRHLLEHDVVEETTIDALRVMELEYYSLLDKIAVLEERVNIDEKTNLLKYKDDYITMIVKTASRVLDRPTLNDDFKISYIRFDIDNFSHLNNKYGHDKGDIVLIDVAKILRTASRPTDYPIRFGGEEFDVLLPATDLAGAGVYLDRIYGAMRQLKYDFNGDTIRPTISGGVSMMKIPSMSLKEISDSTMKEKYLTLQREVDDALYDAKLAGKDRFCTYDPTKDYHSIRTKYDARGKRK, encoded by the coding sequence ATGAAGGAATTAAGTAAATTCAGTCTGAAAGCGATCGAGGTCATGCGGCATCTGCTTGAGCACGATGTCGTCGAAGAGACCACGATCGATGCTCTTCGCGTCATGGAACTCGAATACTACTCTTTGCTCGATAAGATCGCCGTGCTCGAAGAGCGCGTGAACATCGATGAAAAGACCAACCTGCTCAAATACAAGGACGATTACATCACGATGATCGTCAAGACCGCATCGCGTGTGCTCGACCGCCCTACCCTCAACGATGATTTCAAGATATCGTACATACGCTTCGACATCGATAACTTCTCGCACCTCAACAACAAGTACGGCCACGATAAAGGCGATATCGTCCTCATCGATGTGGCGAAGATACTGCGCACCGCGTCGCGCCCGACGGATTATCCCATCCGTTTCGGCGGCGAGGAATTCGATGTGCTCCTCCCCGCCACCGATCTCGCCGGTGCCGGCGTCTACCTCGACCGTATCTACGGCGCCATGCGTCAGCTCAAGTACGATTTCAACGGCGACACGATACGCCCGACGATAAGCGGCGGTGTCAGTATGATGAAGATACCGTCGATGAGCCTCAAGGAAATAAGCGACAGCACTATGAAGGAAAAATACCTCACGCTGCAGCGCGAGGTCGATGACGCCCTCTACGACGCAAAGCTCGCCGGCAAGGACCGGTTCTGCACCTACGACCCCACCAAGGACTACCACAGCATCCGCACAAAATATGATGCACGGGGCAAGCGCAAGTAA
- the queD gene encoding 6-carboxytetrahydropterin synthase QueD, whose amino-acid sequence MFRLTIMGEFESAHYLRGYKGKCENMHGHNYKVEIAVTAEDVMSDGLAIDFVELKKHLREVTESLDHKMLNDIPYFKTINPSAEMLARYVFGRLKELLPAHITLERVRIWENDRQWAEYFV is encoded by the coding sequence ATGTTCCGGCTGACGATCATGGGCGAATTCGAGAGCGCGCACTATCTGCGCGGATACAAGGGCAAATGCGAGAACATGCACGGGCATAACTATAAGGTGGAGATAGCCGTGACCGCCGAGGATGTGATGAGCGACGGGCTTGCCATTGATTTTGTCGAGTTGAAGAAACATCTCCGCGAGGTGACCGAAAGTCTCGACCACAAAATGCTGAACGATATCCCCTATTTCAAGACGATAAATCCGTCAGCGGAAATGCTCGCTCGTTACGTGTTCGGCAGACTGAAGGAACTGCTGCCGGCGCACATCACCCTCGAGCGTGTGCGCATATGGGAGAATGACCGCCAGTGGGCGGAATATTTCGTCTAA
- a CDS encoding polysaccharide deacetylase family protein, giving the protein MLIVRCAALLFVIQSCFAASNTVFILCYHSFIGQASKSYTDIPLADFRAQMNEIASAGFRFVSYPDITNGSVSGRTNVLITIDDGYRTLITAYTNVLRPLGVRPVLAIYPGIIGVGSAFLTWGELKALADDGCTIASHGYDHERVNNDLFITLPQVFSNEIFRSKRVLEKRLGVPVELFVYPYGIRSPVTVSHVRAAGYKNAFTIIRGPVKIPLSSNPDNLQIYRYMIIRDKKDWAWIMSFMKGYSYEQQQRKEA; this is encoded by the coding sequence ATGCTCATCGTCCGGTGCGCGGCACTTCTTTTCGTCATCCAATCCTGTTTTGCGGCAAGCAATACGGTGTTCATCCTCTGCTATCATTCATTCATAGGGCAGGCGAGCAAGTCCTATACCGATATACCGCTTGCGGACTTTCGGGCGCAGATGAACGAGATCGCATCCGCTGGTTTCCGATTCGTATCGTATCCTGATATCACCAACGGTTCGGTCTCCGGCAGGACGAATGTGCTTATCACGATAGACGACGGCTACCGTACGCTCATTACGGCATATACCAATGTGCTTCGGCCGCTCGGCGTCCGCCCGGTGCTGGCCATATACCCGGGGATAATCGGTGTCGGGAGCGCGTTCCTCACCTGGGGCGAGCTCAAAGCGCTCGCTGACGATGGGTGTACCATAGCGTCGCATGGTTATGATCATGAGCGCGTGAACAATGACCTCTTCATCACGCTCCCGCAGGTGTTCTCGAACGAGATATTCCGCTCAAAACGCGTGCTTGAAAAGCGTCTCGGCGTCCCCGTGGAGCTCTTCGTCTACCCCTACGGCATACGATCGCCGGTGACCGTATCGCATGTGCGCGCCGCCGGATATAAGAACGCCTTCACCATCATCCGCGGCCCGGTGAAGATACCGCTCAGCAGCAATCCGGATAATCTGCAGATATACCGCTACATGATAATCCGCGACAAGAAGGACTGGGCGTGGATAATGTCGTTCATGAAAGGCTATTCATACGAGCAGCAGCAAAGGAAAGAAGCATGA
- a CDS encoding aminotransferase class I/II-fold pyridoxal phosphate-dependent enzyme — protein MISHSRPTIQKKDLEEALAVLISDKLATGDVIYDFERAFANYFGKSYSAVFVSTGTAALTLILDQLGIAEGDEIILSAYLNASPLSAILQCKAKPVLVDIGDNTYNMDMDEVHAKITDRTKAIIVSHMFGSVALIDELSEVKVPIIEDCGHSLGARFKDTQPGSFGDFAYFSFAATRMITSGGAGGMILTRKKGVEGIRDMRHYDKKDDFKKRYNFFPTDLQAAIGLAELRELDKDNPVRNKGMLQLRKEIAAIYTASAMQAKCSRPIVHDAEVPNNYRYVVKLNGEMSVQETIDMFKRQEVEVARPVYKPLYHYLGISRSEFPKAEDAHRKSVSLPIYPSLLKKQVELISKLIKRIR, from the coding sequence ATGATATCCCATTCACGGCCGACCATTCAGAAAAAGGACCTTGAGGAGGCGCTCGCCGTCCTTATCAGCGATAAGCTCGCCACCGGCGATGTTATCTATGACTTCGAGCGCGCGTTCGCGAACTATTTCGGGAAATCGTATTCGGCGGTGTTCGTATCGACCGGTACCGCCGCGCTCACTCTCATACTCGATCAGCTCGGTATTGCGGAGGGCGATGAGATAATCCTCTCGGCGTACCTCAATGCGTCGCCGCTCTCGGCGATACTGCAGTGCAAGGCGAAACCGGTGCTCGTCGACATCGGCGATAATACCTACAATATGGATATGGACGAGGTGCATGCGAAGATCACCGATCGCACCAAGGCGATAATCGTATCGCATATGTTCGGGAGTGTGGCCCTCATCGATGAGCTCTCCGAAGTGAAGGTGCCCATCATCGAGGACTGCGGTCATTCCCTCGGGGCGCGCTTCAAGGATACGCAGCCGGGCAGCTTCGGGGATTTCGCCTACTTTTCGTTCGCGGCGACCCGCATGATAACGAGCGGCGGCGCCGGCGGGATGATACTCACGCGCAAGAAAGGCGTTGAGGGCATCCGCGACATGCGCCATTATGACAAGAAGGACGATTTCAAGAAGCGATACAATTTCTTCCCGACGGACCTGCAGGCCGCCATCGGTCTTGCGGAGCTTCGCGAGCTTGACAAGGACAACCCCGTGCGCAACAAGGGCATGCTTCAGCTCCGAAAAGAGATCGCCGCTATCTATACCGCCTCGGCCATGCAGGCGAAATGTTCGCGCCCTATCGTGCATGATGCCGAAGTGCCCAACAATTACCGCTATGTGGTCAAGTTGAACGGCGAGATGAGCGTGCAGGAGACCATCGATATGTTCAAGCGGCAGGAAGTGGAGGTCGCGCGCCCCGTCTACAAGCCCCTCTATCATTATCTCGGCATATCACGGAGCGAATTCCCCAAGGCCGAGGATGCGCATCGAAAGTCGGTGTCGCTGCCGATATATCCCTCGCTCCTGAAAAAGCAGGTCGAGCTCATATCCAAACTGATAAAGCGGATACGCTGA